One Micromonospora craniellae genomic region harbors:
- a CDS encoding N-acetylglutaminylglutamine amidotransferase yields MCGLAGEFRRDASRADIGTVERMAATMCDRGPDGGGVWAQGPVALGHRRLKIIDLSAASGQPIVDSAAGLTGVFNGCIYNYRELRAELAAKGHHFFSSGDSEVVIKAYAEWGLDFVDHLIGMFAVAISERDSGRLVLARDRLGIKPLYLAESPGVVRFASTLPALLAGGGVDTTIDPVALAHYLSFHSIVPPPRTILRGVTKLPPATVRVYEPDGATHERVYWDPSFLRRGEHSGWSEKDWQDALLESLTTAVRRRMVADVPVGVLLSGGLDSSLVVALLAGEGQRGLSTFSIGFDAVGGREGDEFRYSDVVAKTFDTDHHQIRVAAQDLVPPLEAAVSAMSEPMVSHDCVAFYLLSQEVSRHVKVVQSGQGADEILGGYHWYPPLAAVERGQALDTYARAFFDRDASGLAQVLNREWLTDADPAREFVAAHLARAGAQTAVDAGLRLDTQIMLTDDPVKRVDNMTMAHGLEARVPFLDHEFVELAAACPPELKLAQGGKGVLKEIGRRVLPHEVIDRPKGYFPVPGLTHLEGKLLDRVRDALSAPEARRRDLFRTDYVNALLDAPNAELTPLNGNKLWQLGLLEMWLQSHGID; encoded by the coding sequence ATGTGCGGACTGGCTGGGGAGTTCCGACGGGACGCGTCGCGTGCCGACATCGGGACGGTGGAGCGAATGGCCGCCACGATGTGCGACCGGGGGCCTGACGGTGGTGGCGTGTGGGCTCAAGGGCCGGTCGCCCTCGGCCATCGCCGCTTGAAGATCATCGACTTGTCGGCCGCCAGCGGCCAACCCATCGTCGACTCGGCCGCCGGCCTGACCGGCGTCTTCAACGGCTGCATCTACAACTACCGCGAGCTGCGCGCCGAGTTGGCGGCCAAGGGCCACCACTTCTTCTCCAGCGGCGACAGCGAGGTCGTGATCAAGGCGTACGCCGAGTGGGGGCTCGACTTCGTCGACCACCTGATCGGCATGTTCGCCGTGGCGATCAGCGAGCGGGACAGCGGTCGCCTGGTGCTCGCCCGGGACCGGCTCGGCATCAAGCCGCTCTACCTGGCCGAGTCGCCCGGCGTGGTGCGCTTCGCCAGCACCCTGCCCGCCCTGCTGGCCGGCGGCGGCGTGGACACCACCATCGACCCGGTCGCGCTCGCCCACTACCTCAGCTTCCACAGCATCGTGCCGCCGCCGCGCACCATCCTGCGCGGCGTCACCAAGCTGCCCCCGGCCACCGTCCGCGTCTACGAGCCCGACGGCGCCACCCACGAGCGCGTCTACTGGGACCCGTCCTTCCTACGCCGGGGCGAGCACTCCGGCTGGTCGGAGAAGGACTGGCAGGACGCGCTGCTGGAGTCGCTGACCACCGCCGTCCGGCGGCGGATGGTCGCCGACGTGCCGGTGGGCGTGCTGCTCTCCGGCGGCCTGGACTCCAGCCTGGTGGTGGCGCTGCTCGCCGGTGAGGGGCAGCGCGGGCTCTCCACCTTCTCGATCGGCTTCGACGCGGTCGGCGGCCGGGAGGGCGACGAGTTCCGCTACTCCGACGTGGTCGCCAAGACCTTCGACACCGACCACCACCAGATCCGGGTCGCCGCCCAGGACCTGGTGCCGCCGCTGGAGGCCGCCGTCTCGGCCATGAGCGAACCCATGGTCAGCCACGACTGTGTCGCGTTCTACCTGCTCAGCCAGGAGGTCTCCCGGCACGTCAAGGTGGTCCAGTCCGGTCAGGGCGCCGACGAGATCCTGGGCGGCTACCACTGGTACCCGCCGCTGGCCGCCGTCGAGCGCGGGCAGGCCCTCGATACGTACGCCCGGGCCTTCTTCGACCGCGACGCGAGCGGCCTGGCCCAGGTGCTCAACCGGGAGTGGCTCACCGACGCGGACCCGGCGCGGGAGTTCGTCGCCGCGCACCTGGCACGGGCCGGCGCGCAGACCGCCGTCGACGCCGGCCTGCGCCTCGACACGCAGATCATGCTCACCGACGACCCGGTCAAGCGGGTCGACAACATGACCATGGCGCACGGGCTGGAGGCCCGCGTGCCCTTCCTGGATCACGAGTTCGTCGAACTGGCCGCCGCCTGCCCGCCGGAGCTCAAGCTGGCTCAGGGCGGCAAGGGGGTGCTCAAGGAGATCGGCCGCCGGGTGCTACCGCACGAGGTCATCGACCGGCCGAAGGGCTACTTCCCGGTCCCGGGCCTCACCCACCTGGAGGGCAAGCTCCTCGACCGGGTACGGGACGCGCTCTCCGCGCCCGAGGCCCGCCGCCGCGACCTGTTCCGCACCGATTACGTCAACGCCCTGCTCGACGCCCCCAACGCCGAACTGACCCCGTTGAACGGAAACAAGCTGTGGCAACTCGGACTCCTGGAAATGTGGCTCCAGAGCCACGGAATCGACTGA
- a CDS encoding DUF6506 family protein, with amino-acid sequence MTVAWAYIYEHPGSDPVGDRVVLDRDGQRTYLAPVPDPSKAPAVAADLLAEGVALIELCGGFPLTAAARVAEAVSGRVPVGHVTFAVDSVRGAAQYGELFEAEQPQAD; translated from the coding sequence ATGACGGTTGCCTGGGCATACATCTACGAGCATCCGGGTAGCGACCCTGTCGGCGACCGGGTCGTGCTCGACCGCGACGGCCAACGCACCTACCTCGCGCCCGTGCCGGACCCGTCGAAGGCCCCTGCCGTCGCGGCGGACCTGTTGGCCGAGGGGGTCGCGCTGATCGAACTCTGCGGCGGTTTCCCGCTGACGGCGGCGGCTCGGGTGGCCGAGGCCGTCAGCGGGAGGGTGCCCGTCGGCCACGTGACCTTCGCGGTGGACTCGGTACGCGGCGCGGCGCAGTACGGTGAATTGTTCGAGGCCGAACAGCCTCAGGCCGACTGA
- a CDS encoding osmoprotectant NAGGN system M42 family peptidase — translation MTVRKTTPLPIDLDYLRRVMVELLDIPSPSGRTDHVQQYVGERLSALGIPSTLTRRGALSACLPGPRETGADRAIVVHTDTIGGMVKRLKENGRLELKPIGTHSARFAEGAHVRVFTDDLDRVVTGQVLPLKASGHRYNEAVDEQGIGWDQVEVRVDEPVDDIAGLRALGIDAGDFVAFLPNPTVTPSGYVKSRHLDDKAGVAAVLAAMKAMVDAGVKPAVTAHLLVTVTEEIGHGASHGLDPDVAEIVSVDAAVVAPGQQSRENAATLAMGDGVGPFDYHLTRNLAAIALEHDVDLVRDVFDYYRSDVAAAVEAGAHARVALLGFGVDATHGHERTHLDGLHHLAQLLCLYLQSDLVFPEWDAEPEGDLADFPSLAVQPASADGPRKGPIGIAQD, via the coding sequence ATGACCGTACGCAAGACCACTCCGCTCCCCATCGACCTCGACTACCTGCGTCGGGTGATGGTCGAGCTGTTGGACATTCCGAGCCCGTCGGGACGCACCGACCACGTGCAGCAGTACGTCGGTGAGCGCCTGTCGGCGCTCGGCATCCCGTCGACGCTGACCCGCCGGGGCGCGCTCAGCGCCTGCCTGCCCGGCCCCCGGGAGACCGGGGCGGACCGGGCGATCGTGGTGCACACCGACACCATCGGCGGGATGGTCAAGCGGCTGAAGGAGAACGGCCGGCTGGAGTTGAAGCCGATCGGTACGCACAGCGCCCGGTTCGCCGAGGGCGCCCACGTCCGGGTCTTCACCGACGATCTGGACCGGGTGGTCACCGGTCAGGTGCTGCCACTCAAGGCCAGCGGGCACCGCTACAACGAGGCGGTGGACGAGCAGGGCATCGGCTGGGATCAGGTCGAGGTACGCGTCGACGAGCCGGTGGACGACATCGCCGGCCTGCGGGCGCTCGGCATCGACGCGGGCGACTTCGTGGCGTTCCTGCCCAACCCGACGGTCACGCCCAGCGGCTACGTCAAGTCCCGGCACCTGGACGACAAGGCCGGGGTGGCGGCGGTGCTGGCGGCGATGAAGGCGATGGTCGACGCGGGGGTCAAGCCCGCCGTCACCGCGCACCTGCTGGTCACCGTGACCGAGGAGATCGGCCACGGCGCGTCGCACGGGCTCGACCCGGACGTGGCCGAGATCGTCTCGGTGGACGCGGCGGTGGTCGCCCCTGGGCAGCAGTCCCGGGAGAACGCCGCCACGCTGGCGATGGGCGACGGGGTGGGGCCGTTCGACTACCACCTGACCCGGAACCTGGCGGCGATCGCCCTCGAACACGACGTCGACCTGGTCCGCGACGTCTTCGACTACTACCGCTCGGACGTGGCGGCGGCGGTCGAGGCGGGCGCGCACGCCCGGGTGGCCCTGCTCGGTTTCGGTGTCGACGCCACCCACGGCCACGAGCGCACCCACCTGGACGGGCTGCACCACCTGGCCCAGTTGCTCTGTCTCTATCTCCAGAGCGACCTGGTGTTCCCCGAGTGGGACGCCGAGCCGGAGGGCGACCTGGCCGACTTCCCGTCGCTGGCGGTGCAGCCGGCCAGCGCGGACGGCCCCCGCAAGGGCCCGATCGGCATCGCCCAGGACTGA
- the ngg gene encoding N-acetylglutaminylglutamine synthetase, producing MTDTLATGVARTDRGRGAGRRYERVGPGGDPIAANTSGDVTDDDRAGGDEGVILDCGWGRLVFGQTFADQAAVADVLRSEAAGARDICIYLRDPHVLVSRLPDELFIDPSLTFRLPLGGARPGPRRAAGTTEEAGNADTPAAVNGRGELPGVRIRRLRDAADADAVNRIYAANGMVTAPVDVLVDNAATDRFLHLVAEAVTGEIVGTITGVDHVAVFGDPDNGASLWCLTVDFNQAPPGTGQALITELAGRLVARGRAYVDLSVLAENAGAVRLYERLGFYRTATLCVKRKNPINERLFLPAMPAGYDELNPYAKIVADEAMRRGIRVEVTDAAWGELRLTSGGRTILTRESLSELTSAVAMSRCDDKRVTRRILTEAGLSAPRGRTATGDAADAEFLAEVGHLVVKPARGEQGNGITVGVRTGEALTAAVELAARFCPEVLLEELCTGEDLRVIVIDHEVVAAAVRRPASITGDGVHDITELIERQSRRRAAATGGESRIPLDDMTRDVVAEAGYALHDVLPEGQVLAVRRTANLHTGGTIHDVTGELHPVIAEACVAATRALDIPVTGLDLLVPAPDRPEHAFIEANERPGLANHEPQPTAERFVDLLFPGTRAPQRLWTPAGAAPSGA from the coding sequence GTGACCGACACCCTGGCGACCGGGGTGGCCCGGACCGACCGAGGTCGAGGCGCGGGACGACGGTACGAGCGGGTCGGGCCGGGCGGTGATCCGATCGCCGCGAACACCAGCGGCGACGTCACCGACGACGACCGTGCCGGCGGTGACGAGGGCGTCATCCTCGACTGCGGGTGGGGACGGCTGGTCTTCGGCCAGACCTTCGCCGACCAGGCCGCCGTCGCCGACGTGCTGCGCTCCGAGGCGGCCGGCGCCCGGGACATCTGCATCTATCTGCGGGACCCGCACGTGCTGGTCTCCCGGCTACCCGACGAGTTGTTCATCGACCCGTCGCTGACCTTCCGGCTGCCGCTGGGCGGGGCCCGGCCGGGTCCTCGTCGCGCCGCCGGGACGACCGAGGAGGCCGGCAACGCCGACACCCCGGCCGCCGTGAACGGGCGCGGCGAGCTGCCCGGGGTACGCATCCGCCGGCTGCGCGACGCCGCCGACGCGGACGCGGTCAACCGGATCTACGCGGCCAACGGCATGGTCACCGCTCCGGTCGACGTGCTGGTCGACAACGCCGCCACGGACCGTTTCCTGCACCTGGTGGCAGAGGCGGTGACCGGCGAGATCGTCGGCACCATCACCGGTGTCGACCACGTGGCGGTCTTCGGCGACCCGGACAACGGGGCCAGCCTCTGGTGTCTGACGGTCGACTTCAACCAGGCGCCACCCGGCACCGGCCAGGCGCTGATCACCGAGCTGGCCGGCCGGCTGGTGGCCCGGGGGCGCGCGTACGTCGACCTCTCCGTGCTCGCCGAGAACGCCGGGGCGGTCCGCCTCTACGAGCGACTCGGCTTCTATCGCACCGCCACGCTCTGCGTGAAGCGGAAGAACCCGATCAACGAGCGACTGTTCCTGCCGGCCATGCCGGCCGGCTACGACGAGCTCAACCCGTACGCGAAGATCGTCGCCGACGAGGCGATGCGCCGGGGCATCCGGGTGGAGGTGACCGACGCGGCCTGGGGCGAGCTGCGGCTCACCAGCGGCGGCCGGACGATCCTCACCCGGGAGTCGCTCTCCGAGCTGACCTCGGCGGTGGCCATGAGCCGCTGCGACGACAAGCGGGTCACCCGTCGGATCCTGACCGAGGCCGGCCTGTCGGCGCCGCGCGGGCGGACCGCCACCGGTGACGCCGCCGACGCCGAGTTCCTGGCCGAGGTGGGCCACCTGGTGGTCAAGCCGGCCCGGGGCGAACAGGGCAACGGCATCACGGTCGGCGTACGCACCGGCGAGGCGCTGACCGCCGCCGTCGAACTGGCCGCCCGGTTCTGTCCCGAGGTGCTGCTGGAGGAGCTGTGCACCGGTGAGGACCTGCGCGTCATCGTGATCGACCACGAGGTGGTGGCCGCCGCCGTACGCCGCCCCGCCTCGATCACCGGCGACGGGGTGCACGACATCACCGAGCTGATCGAGCGGCAGAGCCGCCGTCGGGCCGCCGCCACCGGTGGCGAGTCCCGCATCCCGCTCGACGACATGACCCGGGACGTGGTCGCCGAGGCCGGGTACGCGCTGCACGACGTGCTGCCCGAGGGGCAGGTGCTGGCCGTACGGCGCACCGCGAACCTGCACACCGGGGGCACCATCCACGACGTCACCGGCGAGTTGCACCCGGTGATCGCGGAGGCGTGCGTGGCCGCCACCCGGGCGCTGGACATCCCGGTCACCGGTCTCGACCTGCTGGTGCCCGCGCCGGACCGGCCGGAGCACGCCTTCATCGAGGCCAACGAGCGGCCCGGGTTGGCCAACCACGAGCCCCAACCCACCGCCGAACGCTTTGTGGACCTGCTCTTCCCCGGGACTCGGGCACCGCAACGGCTGTGGACGCCGGCCGGTGCGGCACCATCTGGGGCATGA
- a CDS encoding nucleotidyl transferase AbiEii/AbiGii toxin family protein, with amino-acid sequence MSLSTVAERLADAYVTAGFTARIIEATPRMARLVVSAEATACEVDLLKEAIGPPAQLTIGPVLAFEDAVGLKVRALHDRAAHRDYIDIRAANGRLNWHELESLGARHTVAFSMEELADRLGGVRELDDETFMSYGLSEDDVKALCGWAIAWEADTRSRLANGETGPIGVIEDEWDTYLDPPDAAGGPAG; translated from the coding sequence ATGTCGCTGTCGACGGTGGCCGAGCGGCTCGCAGACGCCTACGTCACTGCCGGCTTCACCGCTCGCATAATCGAGGCCACCCCGCGCATGGCTCGACTTGTGGTGTCCGCAGAAGCGACAGCGTGCGAGGTCGATCTTCTGAAGGAGGCGATCGGGCCACCCGCGCAACTCACCATCGGTCCTGTCCTCGCCTTCGAGGACGCGGTCGGGCTCAAGGTGCGCGCACTGCACGACCGCGCAGCCCACCGGGACTACATCGACATCCGCGCCGCCAACGGCCGACTGAACTGGCATGAACTCGAGTCCTTGGGGGCGCGGCACACCGTTGCTTTCTCCATGGAGGAGTTGGCCGACCGGCTTGGCGGCGTTCGCGAACTCGATGACGAGACGTTCATGTCCTACGGGCTCAGCGAGGACGACGTAAAGGCGCTGTGCGGGTGGGCGATTGCCTGGGAGGCGGATACTCGGTCCCGGTTGGCGAACGGGGAAACCGGCCCGATCGGCGTTATTGAGGACGAGTGGGATACCTACCTCGATCCACCTGATGCTGCTGGCGGGCCAGCAGGCTGA
- a CDS encoding HIT family protein yields MAGCVFCGIVAGEVPAFRVVDTFDGVAFLDTRPVFKGHVLVVPRTHLVTLADLPPESLAGYFGLVRRLTVAVESGLGAGGTFVAMNNKVSQSVPHLHTHVAPRTKGDGLRGFFWPRTRYADDAEATAYAERVRRAVPDGA; encoded by the coding sequence ATGGCGGGATGCGTGTTCTGCGGGATCGTCGCGGGCGAGGTGCCGGCGTTCCGGGTGGTCGACACCTTCGACGGCGTGGCGTTCCTGGACACCCGGCCGGTGTTCAAGGGGCACGTGCTGGTGGTGCCCCGTACCCACCTGGTCACCCTCGCCGACCTGCCGCCGGAGTCGCTGGCCGGCTACTTCGGGCTGGTCCGGCGGCTCACCGTCGCGGTGGAGTCCGGGCTGGGCGCGGGTGGCACGTTCGTGGCGATGAACAACAAGGTGTCCCAGTCGGTGCCGCACCTGCACACCCACGTGGCGCCCCGGACCAAGGGCGACGGCCTACGGGGCTTCTTCTGGCCGCGTACCCGCTACGCCGACGACGCCGAGGCGACCGCGTACGCCGAGCGTGTGCGGCGCGCCGTGCCGGACGGGGCCTGA
- a CDS encoding cystathionine beta-synthase — MQYYDNVVEMIGNTPLVRLRTVAEGVEATVLAKVEYLNPGGSVKDRIALRMVEDAEAAGILRPGGTIVEPTSGNTGVGLALVAQLKGYRCVFVCPDKVSQDKQDVLRAYGAEVVVCPTAVAPEDPRSYYNVSDRLAREIPGAWKPNQYANPANPRSHYETTGPELWKQTEGRITHFVAGVGTGGTISGIGRYLKEASDGKVKVIGADPEGSVYSGGTGRPYLVEGVGEDFWPETYDRGVADEIIEVSDKQSFEMTRRLAREEGLLVGGSCGMAAVAALEVARAAGPDDVVVVLLPDGGRGYLSKIFNDAWMARYGFLDNSGSEPTVAQALAAKPGQLPELVHVHPTETVRDAVDYMREYGVSQLPVLKAEPPVVTGEVAGSIAEKDLLDALFTGQAQLHDTIERHMGPALPMIGGGQPVSEAVNLLEKSDAALVLIDGKPKGVLTRQDLLAHLGTR, encoded by the coding sequence GTGCAGTACTACGACAACGTCGTCGAGATGATCGGCAACACCCCGCTGGTGCGGCTGCGTACCGTCGCCGAGGGCGTCGAGGCGACCGTGCTGGCCAAGGTGGAGTACCTCAACCCCGGCGGCTCGGTCAAGGACCGGATCGCGCTGCGGATGGTCGAGGACGCCGAGGCCGCCGGCATCCTCCGGCCCGGCGGCACCATCGTCGAGCCGACCAGCGGCAACACCGGTGTCGGGCTGGCCCTGGTGGCGCAGCTCAAGGGCTACCGGTGCGTGTTCGTCTGCCCGGACAAGGTCAGCCAGGACAAGCAGGACGTGCTGCGGGCGTACGGTGCCGAGGTGGTCGTCTGCCCGACCGCCGTCGCGCCCGAGGACCCGCGCTCCTACTACAACGTCTCCGACCGGCTGGCCCGGGAGATCCCCGGTGCCTGGAAGCCCAACCAGTACGCCAACCCGGCCAACCCTCGCTCGCACTACGAGACCACCGGGCCGGAGCTGTGGAAGCAGACCGAGGGCCGGATCACGCACTTCGTCGCGGGCGTGGGCACCGGCGGCACCATCTCCGGCATCGGGCGCTATCTGAAGGAGGCGTCCGACGGCAAGGTCAAGGTCATCGGTGCGGACCCGGAGGGCTCGGTCTACTCCGGCGGCACCGGCCGGCCGTACCTGGTCGAGGGGGTGGGTGAGGACTTCTGGCCGGAGACCTACGACCGAGGCGTGGCCGACGAGATCATCGAGGTGTCGGACAAGCAGTCCTTCGAGATGACCCGGCGGCTGGCCCGGGAGGAAGGACTGCTGGTCGGCGGCTCCTGCGGGATGGCGGCGGTGGCGGCGCTGGAGGTCGCCCGCGCCGCCGGGCCGGACGACGTCGTCGTGGTGCTGCTGCCGGACGGCGGTCGGGGCTACCTGTCCAAGATCTTCAACGACGCCTGGATGGCCCGCTACGGCTTCCTGGACAACTCCGGCTCGGAGCCGACGGTGGCGCAGGCGCTGGCCGCCAAGCCGGGCCAGCTGCCCGAACTGGTCCACGTACACCCCACCGAGACGGTCCGCGACGCGGTCGACTACATGCGCGAGTACGGCGTCTCGCAGCTTCCGGTACTCAAGGCCGAGCCGCCGGTGGTGACCGGCGAGGTGGCCGGCTCGATCGCCGAGAAGGACCTGCTGGACGCACTCTTCACCGGCCAGGCCCAGCTGCACGACACGATCGAGCGGCACATGGGGCCGGCGCTGCCGATGATCGGTGGTGGTCAGCCGGTCAGCGAGGCGGTGAATCTGCTGGAGAAGTCCGACGCCGCGCTGGTGCTGATTGACGGCAAGCCGAAGGGCGTCCTCACCCGCCAGGACCTGCTCGCCCACCTCGGCACCCGCTGA
- a CDS encoding YkvA family protein encodes MAKTLKRGAAFVALGRALTSGARGGPSLGARIGALPRMIAATARGRYDGGMRLAMMTAATAYIVSPIDAVPEMFLTVFGLIDDAVMVTWLAGAVLAETERFLEWEARGGSVIPGHVVP; translated from the coding sequence ATGGCTAAGACGTTGAAGCGGGGTGCGGCATTCGTGGCCCTGGGCCGGGCGCTGACATCCGGTGCCCGGGGTGGCCCGTCGCTCGGCGCACGGATCGGGGCGCTGCCCAGGATGATCGCGGCCACCGCCCGTGGCCGGTACGACGGCGGCATGCGACTGGCCATGATGACGGCGGCCACGGCCTACATCGTCTCGCCGATCGACGCCGTACCGGAGATGTTCCTGACGGTGTTCGGGCTGATCGACGACGCGGTGATGGTGACCTGGTTGGCCGGCGCGGTGCTGGCCGAGACCGAGCGTTTCCTGGAGTGGGAGGCGCGGGGCGGCTCCGTGATCCCGGGGCACGTGGTGCCCTGA
- a CDS encoding GNAT family N-acetyltransferase, with product MTVTLRAATVDDLMVVGRLHQRSRVAAYSSFLPPEALADPSPEAFGEYWAARWPYERADHRMTVAERDGRLAGFSYLGPDDEGEPAAGLLHAIHLEPAERGQGVGRALMVDALDDMRARGWQRAMLWVMRDNTHARRFYERGGWQQTGVERDEVVGPVSTPQLRYARDL from the coding sequence GTGACTGTCACGTTGCGTGCCGCAACCGTCGACGATCTGATGGTGGTGGGCCGGCTCCACCAGCGTTCGCGGGTCGCCGCGTACTCGTCGTTCCTGCCGCCGGAGGCGTTGGCCGACCCGAGCCCGGAGGCGTTCGGCGAGTACTGGGCGGCGCGGTGGCCGTACGAGCGGGCCGACCACCGGATGACGGTCGCCGAGCGGGACGGCCGGCTGGCCGGCTTCAGCTACCTCGGCCCGGACGACGAGGGCGAACCGGCGGCCGGGCTGCTGCACGCCATCCATCTGGAACCGGCCGAGCGTGGTCAGGGCGTCGGCCGCGCGTTGATGGTCGACGCGCTGGACGACATGCGGGCGCGCGGCTGGCAGCGCGCGATGCTCTGGGTGATGCGGGACAACACCCACGCCCGCCGCTTCTACGAGCGCGGTGGCTGGCAGCAGACCGGCGTCGAGCGGGACGAGGTCGTCGGCCCCGTCAGCACCCCCCAGCTGCGCTACGCCCGCGACCTGTAG
- a CDS encoding ribonuclease Z, whose amino-acid sequence MSMRELVVLGTASQVPTRARNHNGYVLRWDDEVILFDPGEGSQRQLLHTTVTATDLTRICVTHFHGDHCLGLPGTIQRLSLDRVQRAVAVHFPAEGAEYFARLRHASSFHETAELAVTPIEADGQRIALRCGTLEARRLRHPVDTYGYRLVEPDGCRMLPEKLAAYGVDGPAVGELQRVGHLDRDGRRVTREEVSVPRPGQRFAFVMDTGLCDGVYALAEHADLLVIEATFLESEAALAAEVGHLTAGQAARVAAESGVRRLVLTHFSQRYADPHRFAEEARRHFDGDLVIAEDLTTIQVPPRRVPSTG is encoded by the coding sequence GTGTCGATGCGCGAGCTGGTGGTGCTGGGGACGGCCAGCCAGGTGCCCACCCGGGCCCGTAACCACAACGGGTACGTGCTCCGCTGGGACGACGAGGTGATCCTCTTCGACCCGGGTGAGGGCAGCCAGCGGCAACTGCTGCACACCACGGTCACCGCGACCGACCTGACCCGGATCTGCGTCACCCACTTCCACGGCGACCACTGCCTCGGCCTGCCCGGCACCATCCAGCGACTCTCCCTGGACCGGGTACAGCGCGCGGTGGCGGTGCACTTCCCCGCCGAGGGCGCCGAGTACTTCGCCCGGCTGCGGCACGCCAGTTCCTTCCACGAGACCGCCGAGCTGGCCGTCACGCCGATCGAGGCGGACGGGCAGCGCATCGCGCTGCGCTGCGGCACGCTGGAGGCCCGCCGACTGCGGCACCCCGTCGACACGTACGGCTATCGGCTGGTGGAGCCGGACGGCTGCCGGATGCTGCCGGAGAAGCTGGCCGCGTACGGCGTCGACGGGCCGGCGGTCGGCGAGTTGCAGCGCGTCGGCCACCTCGACCGGGACGGGCGACGCGTCACCCGGGAAGAGGTGAGCGTGCCCCGCCCCGGGCAGCGGTTCGCCTTCGTGATGGACACCGGCCTGTGCGACGGGGTGTACGCGCTGGCCGAGCACGCCGACCTGCTGGTGATCGAGGCGACGTTCCTGGAGTCGGAGGCGGCACTCGCCGCCGAGGTCGGGCACCTCACCGCCGGCCAGGCCGCGCGGGTGGCGGCCGAGTCAGGGGTACGCCGACTCGTGCTGACCCACTTTTCCCAGCGCTACGCCGACCCGCACCGCTTCGCCGAGGAGGCGCGCCGGCACTTCGACGGCGACCTGGTGATCGCCGAGGATCTGACCACGATTCAGGTGCCGCCCCGCCGGGTACCCTCGACTGGGTGA
- the msrA gene encoding peptide-methionine (S)-S-oxide reductase MsrA: MFLRRMKAEMISPDRALPGRAIAMPVADRHEVLGTPLKGQFPEGSQVAVFGMGCFWGAERLFWTLPGVYTTSVGYAGGYTPNPTYEEVCSGGTGHAEVVQVVHDPATISYEDLLKVFWENHDPTQGMRQGNDVGTQYRSTIYVTTDEQLAMAEASREAFAPIVAHAGKGEITTEIDRLGDYFLAEDYHQQYLAPTKNPNGYCNHGPNGLSCPVGVARTAG, encoded by the coding sequence GTGTTCCTCCGCCGCATGAAGGCCGAGATGATCTCCCCCGACCGGGCACTGCCCGGCCGCGCGATCGCGATGCCGGTCGCCGACCGGCACGAGGTGCTCGGGACCCCGCTGAAGGGGCAGTTCCCCGAGGGCTCGCAGGTCGCGGTGTTCGGTATGGGCTGTTTCTGGGGTGCCGAGCGGTTGTTCTGGACCCTGCCGGGCGTCTACACCACCTCCGTCGGCTACGCGGGTGGTTACACCCCGAATCCGACCTACGAGGAGGTCTGCTCCGGTGGGACGGGGCACGCCGAGGTAGTCCAGGTCGTCCACGACCCCGCGACGATCAGCTACGAGGACCTGCTCAAGGTCTTCTGGGAGAACCACGACCCGACCCAGGGCATGCGTCAGGGCAACGACGTCGGCACGCAGTACCGCTCGACGATCTACGTCACGACCGACGAGCAGCTCGCCATGGCCGAGGCGTCCCGGGAGGCGTTCGCGCCGATCGTGGCCCACGCGGGCAAGGGCGAGATCACCACGGAGATCGACCGGTTGGGTGACTATTTCCTTGCTGAGGACTACCACCAGCAATACCTCGCACCGACCAAGAACCCGAACGGCTACTGCAACCACGGCCCGAACGGGCTGAGCTGCCCGGTCGGCGTCGCGCGTACCGCCGGCTGA